agaaattgaaatttttgtctaaaatgttgtacatcttttgcaGGTTTAATTCCAAAGGTTCTGCAGCACCTGCTCAACTGACCATCTTCTATGGTGGGACGGTCAATGTCTTTGATGATATCTCCCCTGAGAAGGTACCGTCTTTCTTGCTCTCACGTGCACACAAACTGATATAAATAAAGGGCAGCATTAACCAGAAAGAATACGCAATGAGCTAAGTTTCTCTGAGGTTTATATTTGCCTGGGTATATTACGCAGGCACAGGCTATTATGTTTTTGGCTGGAAATGGTTGTGTTCCTCCTAATGTGGGGCAACCAAGGTTTCAAGTTCAGGCATCTACACCCAAACTTGCTGCCGTAGATGGCACTTGTGTGAACCAAATCCCAAACATGCTACCTGCCTCAGGTCATTCCAGCCCTATGTCTGTTTCTTCTCATCCCATTGGTCAATCTGCTGGCAATTCTGGAAACAAAGATGACACGAAGATATTTAAAACTGCAAACATTTCAGTGGAGACTCCAAAGGTTATGACATCACTAGGACCTGTTGGGGCGACTACCATAATGCCAGCAGGTATATCTTACATTCGGGATTGGAAACTCAGAACTTTTTCGTGATGTAAAAGCTTTCCTTTTTGATGCTTTCTAACATACTCTGGTATCAAGATATTGCTAGTTGTATTGGGTTGACTTTACTACATTAGAAGTCCATCCCGTCCTCCATAATGCCCCTTAATCCATGTGCTTAATTTTTCCTCTTGGCTACCTCTTGTAAGATTCCTCTTAATGCTCTTCAATAACCTAAGCATTTCTTTCTATTCCAGTTATTGCAACAGCTAATTATGTTGCTCCGAAGTGGAAGTAATTACTTTCTTGATTTCCTTAGCAGTCACTTAAGTTATTCGAGAAAATCTTTTAGTTTCAATGCAACTGCTTTAGCCCAACCTCATTGCTTCTTATTATATACATTTTCTGCAGCGGTTCCACAGGCTAGGAAAGCATCTCTGGCTCGGTTTCTGGAGAAGCGGAAGGAAAGGTAAGTTAAATGTTTCATGTTTTGAGTTCTTGTTTTGTTTTATGCTTTAATTTAGGTGTGCATGTGCTGTATAACTATCATTAGTTCAGGTGTTCCTTTGCTGTATAGCTATCTTTGGCTAGCTCTCTCGTAGCTTTTTAGAAATTATTGAATGCATTAGTGTAAAGGATCAATCTTTTGGATAGTAGATGAGATGACCACCGAAAATATAATAAATTACTGCAAAACTAATTGTTCTTTCTGATCGTCGTTGACCGTTTGAAATATGGCTTATAGCTTATAGCTATCTGGCATTTGCTGATGTATTATTTTAGACTAAGATTTGAGACACATATAACTGCATCTCCATCAATTGGATACTCATGAATACAACACGAACACAATGTAAGAAAGTCTTGAGATTTAAGTGCCAATCATGTTTGCAGGGTAATGAACGCTGCACCATATGGCCTCAGCAAGAAATCGGGTGAGTGCTCCACCCCCGAGTCTAACGGAGTTGGTTTCTCTGCAACTTCCAGTGTTGGTACTAGTCCTCTGATAGCCGGTAAGGAGACCTAGCTACGACGTCTGAAGGCAGCCTATTGCCATAAACCATTGAAGCATAATCTATTTTTATTAAGCAAGTTAAAAGCTGTAGCTATCAAGTTTTACTGTTTTAATTGTAATATCAACTTGGTTAGCTTTAGCCAGACTTCCTAGTATCCAATTTGTTTTGTCTTTTGCTGTACTTAATTCTCTTTCATCTGAACCTGATGGAATTCTCCCATCGAAATGACTTCAGCACTTTGTAACTATTTATTCTGTTACATTATGTTTCCCAAGTGTATATTAATATTATTTAGTAATCTCTGGGCCTCAACCATGCTCGGGAAATACTTTTCAAGTCTTCTCCATGAGGATTGACTCGAGTAGTTCTAAAATTTTTGGGGTTTTAGGTACTATAAACCAAAGTTTGGATCttttatttttcaagatttgattTATCACTCTACAAATTAACCATTGCACTATATTCGTTTCGCAAAGTGAGACGAAACCCCTTATTTGAAGCCAAATTTAATTTGCTTTATGAGAATATTATGTGTACCAAGTTATAAATGTGTTGTCTATCTTAAACAAATAAGCTTCCTTTCAAATTGAGAAAGAATATTAAATTAGTGGAAACGATAAAATATTCTATTTGAAGGTCAAAAATTTATTTTGGACCATACATGCTAAAATTGGATATTTTGGTGGGAGATAAGGAAGAGATTGATTTATCGTCACTATTCACTAGTTGTCAATACACAGCTTTCGCGTGCAAAAGGGTCAAAATCATTAAAAGCTTAAACATATGATCCAACCATGTCTTTGAGTGGCTGTCCTTTTAAATTTAGATAATATAATTTTATATCTATGGTGGTGGTTGATATTAAAATCTTTTAAGTAATTCATTGCCTGGATATTGCTTTATAAATTGTAGCACGTTTTACATTTTCTTTCCCTTCTGTGGGCCCAAGTGTTTAGTGATTGCTTGGCAGTTGTAAATTTGTGTTGTACCTGTCACGAATTGACCCCAAAACATGCTTTTATTGGGTGTCCCTATTTCAAAATATGTGAAAAATAAGGGGAAAACCAACAGCAATGAATCAGGCCCTTTTTCCATGTGGTACTTTCGAACCACAAGATAGGAAAATAGTTTGGTGTGCCACCCTAAGTGTTGCGTAAAGGCTTATTTTGTTCCTGCTATTTGTCTATTCCCTCGTTTCAATTTAAATAAGGTAGTTTGACTTGACACAAAGcttaaggaaaaaaagaaaatttttgaaatttgtgatcttaaaagcttaaggggtcatgacatttgtgtggttataaaaacttctcattaagggtaaagtgagtaaaataaaaagtttaaagttgaattatttccaaataaagaaatgtgtcatttattttggaacagactaaaaaggaaagtaccttaTCTAATTTGAAACGGAAGGAGTATGATATATGGATTGAAAGGAACACTCGAGCAGGGACGAAGCTATGTTGGCCCAAGAAtggtcaactgaccacccttcgccgaaaaattatactATGTATAATATAAAATATTACTTGTTAATCATAGACTTTAAACACTCTTGCATAACCTGCTCACAAAGAGTATTTCAAAATTTGAACATCCTTTTTAAATTTTCTGACTTCGCCACAACACTCGAGTATATCAAAACAGGGCTACCTGCAGACAGACAATACTGCATAATTTGAGGACTACTATCTGCATCAAGGTTAGGAGGAACAGAAAACTGTTTGATTTTGTTTCTTCTTTATAGGTTGTTTTGTAAACAAGGCTGTTTTAAACTGGTTGTTTGCCCATGGTTTTCTACAGTTACTTGGtaattaataaatgctttaatttaaaaaatttaaaaattgtcAAATCTTTTGGCACTAAAGTGTGCAACACACTTCAATTTGTAAAGACCACAATAACCAGCCTTGTGAGACAATCTTATTGGAATCTCTCAAAGATATCAATAATTATTAAAAAAGAAAcggaaaagggttcaaaatgtccctaaactattggaaaaggtttaaaaatatacttcatccacctattgggctaaaaataccTATCCATCCATttttttggttcacttatgccTTTTGACCATTATGTCAAtactaaattaaaaataattattattctttttgtaaaacttaaaaaaaatattttgcaaaatattttcgttttttaaactAATGCACGAATAGTCTactaatttagtaaagtcttcttttttttttttttagtttttataaaaaaaacaatttttttcagtttttttaaagcattttttggtaaaaacagaaaaaaattgtaaaaacagaaaaaatattttcgttttttttattgAAAAACAATTTccatttttttcagtttttaaagaatttcattttattttcgtttttcagtttctttttttaaaaaattatttttgtttttctaaaaaaatgaaaacaaataagatatattttaaaattttacaaaaagaataataattatttttaattcagcatTGACCTAATGGTTAAAgggcataagtgaaccaaaaaggtGAATGAAGGggtatttttagcccaataggtAGATAAAGggtatttttaaaccttttccaATAATTTAGGGGCATTTTAAACCCTGTTCCAAAAAAAATGTTAACGTACTCCCCTGTACTATGGTTTGACTTATTTAGGTAAGTAAATTTTCAGTTAAAGCTAAATCAAATTAAAGTAACTTTTGGAAATAATATTTTAACGGATTTTTATTAGTACATAATTTATTAAGTCAACATCAACTTTAGAATATCGTGAGTGATTATGGAGAAAGTTGTATTGGTAAAAAATAAGCTCACCATGTGGATTAATCAAATCTCGGTATGTGTCAAGAATATTAAAAAATCGTGAATAGGATGAGTCCAAGATCAATCCGGTTGAGTTATTTGATATGGGCACTATTCGTACCATAATTAGTTATGAGTTATTTactttgaaaatggtaattacaattagatttgattttgtggttttaaaaatacgtgatttatttttatgctagttgttaggcaatagatgctaagtgtttGACTAGAAAATATGATAAGAGCTTGAAGGCAACGTGTCAAGCAAATCGAGTGGCTGGGATTCGGGGCCTCGAACTGgcctatacggggcctcgaggtcgagctaagcgTTAGGCAGTGACCGACTGATGAAGGTCTAACAATTCTAAGAGATTTGATaagagctctttatgatcaataatgagtaataaatgaagaacagttaatgaaacacaataaatgtaagcagtaaatgtaagcaatagaatcaaaggagaatgtgtttaagttagagagtagagaatgttcttgtattgaatgttgtgtgtctttacaaaatgacaaggattccctttatatatatgagggggaattccaacatagtacaaatgcatttattacaaagatgtATGGgtagtacaaccatttaatgtcaCAGTACGGGCTCATGCTAGCCTAATAGATTGGATCAGCCTTAATCACGTGCCTTGGAAACTTCCCGTTTTTCCATCATAACTACCGATTTGCACTGCCCGAAGTCGAACGTTGAAAATCCTTCGGGGTTGAACCTCGACCCTTGCCTCAAGCCTTTGGAGACGTATTTATGAAGCGTCATAATTACCATAAAATCGGACTCTttgatttttaccgtatacataagtcaacatggAAGACTTCCCGCGAAGACATGAGTATGGAAAAGAGTGGAATGAGTCAGTCCAGAATAAAGTGAGATTTGGTCTAACTCATTGAGCTCTTATATATTCTCAATGTAACATGCGAAGACGCATATTAATGGGGGTAACGGGTAGGCAAGATATTAGGAGAATGATCACATGTATTTCACTATTTAAATCCCCACTTTCCCACACATCTCATATGAAAAACCACTCTATAACTCTCTTTCGATCTATATCACTGTATTTTGGTTGAACCAATCAGGACGTGATCTGAAAAAGGAGACATCTTGATTAATAAGAATTCTCTTTCCTTTAACCATatatttgattttcttatttactgctattattattatttttgatatttGAAAAATTTAGTACAATCGATTgctctgaaaatataaatttaatcGATTTGGCCTATAAAACTAATTTTAGATTAAACACAAGTGACTTCTTTtgcacgtataaattcaatttgTTATTCTGGACCATGGTACGGGAATGCTTGTAGAAAAATTCCACTTAAGGGAGTAGCATTTTCCATATATTTTCTGTTCACAGAATAATTGACTCCATTGTGATTCTTCAACAAAAGAATCTCTACCAGACGAGAATTTCCTCCCCGCTATCTCTGACTTCTTTGGTGTATTATTTCATGATTGTATTGAAACATGACATAAAAGTACATACGATAAGAAGGATAACATTTTTTACTGATCTAGGATATCTAGACAAATACTGCATTTTACTCAAATTGTCCTTCAAATAAACAGACACGCTATCAGAAAGAATTGTCTATTGTAAATACTCCAAAAAAATAAATTAGTCTCGGTTTCCCCTTATAAAATAGTTATTAATCATTTTTCACATTTAATCTTTCATATCTGAGATCACGAACATACAATTTCATTGATTACCACAGAAGAGAAGGTAAAAAGTTCGTCGAAAATTCGGTTTTTCCAGTAATAAAGGTTTGAGCCTCTCGTTTGTATGATGCAAGTTGTTACTTCCAAAATActaactccccccccccccctctcaatATAGTTAAATATGCAAGGAAGACTCAATTAAGCAACATTAATAATGAGACTACGTACTAATATTTGAATTTGTGACATAGTTGTACGGGTCAAAATTTACCGTAGAATATTTAAGACAAAATAATACTAAAGAAAGAATTCTCGAGCCATCGTTAGTCGAGGTGGACCAAGAAGAAGTAAGACTCATAACCGAAGAGTCGACAAGAGCCGTGGTCGAGATGCCAATAATGGTCGAGGTCAGCACCGTTGATGAAGTTGTAACTGCTAGTTTTCGAAATAAGAtattaaagagaatattctagtggatattctctACACTTGTACTATTAGGGCTTCCTAGGAATATGtctcatataaatagaaaaagagacaatgatattgggggggggggggggggttaatatTCACTTGTAAGAACTCAATGATTTCCTTTCTCTTGCTAAGATACAAACACCTCATTTTCACTAAGATTCTTGTTTATACTATTCCATAATTTTCCATCAGATTCGAGATAACCCGAATATTCAAGGATTTATCggtcattcatcattgtcaggaGAAACATCCATCTATTTCATCCTTTATTGGGTAAATCATCCCACCTTTACATAAATGCCATTTATTGATATTCATTGCTATTGAATGCTACATTATTGCTCTTGCCTTTTAGAATAGTTATTGCATGTTGTCATTAGTATCTAACTGAGCCCACCCATTGATTATTGCATCCTTGAAAGTTTTATCTAGAAATATTATTGTTGACTAAGTTTAACCTCTTATtacataaatttaattatttgaacTAAGATACATATTTTTTGATCAAATaatttggcgtcgtctgtggggatttcttagttaaAACTTTTAGTTTCTTCCAGATCTACAAGTACCACGGGTTATAacgtcaaaaaaaaaaacaagacctccTTTCTTTGTGTACACAAATCTCAACATGGCAGGTTACCAAGCAGAAAGGACGAGTATAACAAGTGACCTCCCAACCAACCTCATGAATGTCATCAACGAAAGCTGTGAAATGGCAAATAAGGGCGCGATGCCCAACGCTTCCCGAGACGGGTCGCCACCCCTCACTGCAGCATCAGAAAATCTTGTGGTAAGGGAGCCTCCACATCTGTGGGGGAAGAGGCGCCCCAACTGTAAAAAAGCTCCTCGAAGCGTGGCTAACTGACATGCTAACTAGCGTCCTCAACAAGCCCGTTTGGGACACGACTACAGAGAACGCAAGGACATGCACGATACAACAAGTAGACGAGCAGTGCAACCAGCCTTTTCCCTCAACGACAAGTATTACTCACAATGTCATTGATAGTGCAGGTGACAACACCCTTGCAGCCATTCTGAAAATGATGGAAGAAATGGAGAATGAAGAGAAGGC
The Nicotiana sylvestris chromosome 11, ASM39365v2, whole genome shotgun sequence DNA segment above includes these coding regions:
- the LOC104236237 gene encoding protein TIFY 6B-like isoform X2, with the translated sequence MVIVFVVIVCIMYYIVSGFRWPLSSKAGIPHFMSLNSAQDEKPFKAQSAADGVDSCLKRQSGEIQNVHAMHLPHDVKMLPFNMSYPSYKTHFGGTGQISAAATMKQQLLGGVPVTAPHSILPSSGSVAGITEPWFNSKGSAAPAQLTIFYGGTVNVFDDISPEKAQAIMFLAGNGCVPPNVGQPRFQVQASTPKLAAVDGTCVNQIPNMLPASGHSSPMSVSSHPIGQSAGNSGNKDDTKIFKTANISVETPKVMTSLGPVGATTIMPAAVPQARKASLARFLEKRKERVMNAAPYGLSKKSGECSTPESNGVGFSATSSVGTSPLIAGKET
- the LOC104236237 gene encoding protein TIFY 6B-like isoform X3 gives rise to the protein MERDFMGLNSKDSVVVVKEEPVETCKDSGFRWPLSSKAGIPHFMSLNSAQDEKPFKAQSAADGVDSCLKRQSGEIQISAAATMKQQLLGGVPVTAPHSILPSSGSVAGITEPWFNSKGSAAPAQLTIFYGGTVNVFDDISPEKAQAIMFLAGNGCVPPNVGQPRFQVQASTPKLAAVDGTCVNQIPNMLPASGHSSPMSVSSHPIGQSAGNSGNKDDTKIFKTANISVETPKVMTSLGPVGATTIMPAAVPQARKASLARFLEKRKERVMNAAPYGLSKKSGECSTPESNGVGFSATSSVGTSPLIAGKET
- the LOC104236237 gene encoding protein TIFY 6B-like isoform X1, with the protein product MERDFMGLNSKDSVVVVKEEPVETCKDSGFRWPLSSKAGIPHFMSLNSAQDEKPFKAQSAADGVDSCLKRQSGEIQNVHAMHLPHDVKMLPFNMSYPSYKTHFGGTGQISAAATMKQQLLGGVPVTAPHSILPSSGSVAGITEPWFNSKGSAAPAQLTIFYGGTVNVFDDISPEKAQAIMFLAGNGCVPPNVGQPRFQVQASTPKLAAVDGTCVNQIPNMLPASGHSSPMSVSSHPIGQSAGNSGNKDDTKIFKTANISVETPKVMTSLGPVGATTIMPAAVPQARKASLARFLEKRKERVMNAAPYGLSKKSGECSTPESNGVGFSATSSVGTSPLIAGKET